In Anseongella ginsenosidimutans, one genomic interval encodes:
- a CDS encoding nucleoside hydrolase — protein sequence MKDLPLKVIFETDMGNDIDDALALDMLYKYADRGKIELLGISTNKNSPYSVQFLDLMNTWYGYPRIPLGNVIGGADSEGDAKNYTQVVSEYAVDGKPVFKRSVENYAKVPGSVELYRKILSEQPDSSVTIISVGFSTNLDRLLASPPDKYSTLNGRELVARKVKLLSIMAGNFRKEKQVEYNVVKDPAAAREVFASWPGKIIVSPFEVGEQVLYPASSIENDFPAEPPHPLVLAYESYLEMPYDRPTWDLTSVLYAVEGSEGYFDLSPPGTVSVDENSFTHFREDPDGKHRYLLMNSRQAVAVKDRFIELINPRNLEK from the coding sequence ATGAAAGATCTTCCGCTCAAGGTTATTTTCGAAACAGATATGGGTAATGACATCGACGATGCCCTGGCGCTGGACATGCTCTATAAATATGCGGATCGGGGCAAAATAGAATTACTGGGAATAAGCACCAATAAGAACAGCCCTTATTCTGTGCAGTTCCTGGACCTGATGAACACCTGGTATGGTTACCCGCGTATCCCCCTGGGAAACGTGATCGGGGGAGCGGATTCCGAAGGCGATGCAAAGAATTATACGCAGGTTGTCAGCGAATACGCGGTTGATGGAAAACCTGTTTTTAAACGAAGCGTGGAGAATTATGCAAAAGTGCCGGGTTCGGTAGAACTGTACCGTAAGATCCTGTCAGAACAGCCGGATAGTTCGGTCACCATTATTTCTGTTGGTTTTTCCACTAACCTGGACCGTCTGCTGGCTTCGCCGCCCGATAAGTATTCTACGCTGAACGGGCGCGAGCTGGTTGCCCGGAAAGTGAAACTGCTGAGCATAATGGCGGGGAATTTCCGGAAGGAAAAGCAGGTGGAATACAATGTCGTGAAGGACCCTGCAGCCGCACGGGAAGTTTTCGCCTCCTGGCCCGGGAAAATTATTGTAAGTCCTTTTGAAGTGGGAGAACAAGTACTTTACCCTGCTTCCAGTATAGAGAATGACTTTCCTGCGGAGCCTCCGCACCCGCTGGTGCTTGCTTATGAAAGCTATCTTGAAATGCCTTATGACCGCCCCACCTGGGATCTTACGTCGGTATTATATGCCGTAGAAGGCAGCGAAGGTTATTTTGACCTGAGCCCTCCGGGCACCGTTTCAGTAGATGAAAACAGTTTTACCCATTTCAGGGAAGATCCGGATGGGAAGCACCGCTATCTGCTGATGAACAGCCGGCAGGCCGTCGCGGTCAAAGACAGATTCATTGAATTAATAAACCCGCGAAACCTGGAAAAATAA
- the kdsA gene encoding 3-deoxy-8-phosphooctulonate synthase, translated as MISQLPHIKFSDSNNFFLIAGPCAIEGEEMALRIAERITTITDRLNIPYIFKGSYRKANRSRLDSFAGIGDEKALKVLGKVSAEFDLPTLTDIHEPGEAAMAAEYVDVLQIPAFLCRQTNLLVAAAETGKFVNIKKGQFLSAGAMKHAVTKVTESGNPNVILTDRGTMFGYQDLIVDYRGLVEMKGFNVPVVMDCTHSLQQPNQESGVTGGRPALIDTIASAAIAVGADGLFIETHFDPANAKSDGANMLHLDLLEGLLEKLVRIRRALQARD; from the coding sequence ATGATTAGTCAGCTTCCGCATATAAAGTTTAGTGATTCCAATAATTTTTTCCTGATAGCGGGGCCTTGCGCCATAGAGGGGGAGGAAATGGCTCTCCGGATTGCCGAACGGATAACTACGATTACTGACCGGCTGAATATTCCTTATATTTTCAAAGGTTCTTACCGTAAGGCCAATCGCTCGAGGCTGGATTCTTTCGCCGGCATTGGTGATGAAAAGGCATTGAAGGTGTTAGGGAAAGTATCTGCGGAATTCGATCTGCCGACCCTTACTGATATTCACGAGCCGGGAGAAGCGGCGATGGCGGCCGAATATGTGGATGTACTTCAGATACCGGCTTTCCTTTGCAGGCAAACCAATCTTCTTGTTGCTGCCGCGGAGACCGGCAAATTTGTGAATATAAAAAAAGGCCAGTTCCTTTCCGCCGGGGCCATGAAGCATGCGGTTACCAAAGTTACGGAATCAGGCAACCCGAATGTGATCCTTACTGATCGCGGTACGATGTTCGGCTACCAGGATCTGATCGTGGATTACCGCGGGCTGGTTGAAATGAAAGGTTTTAACGTGCCTGTCGTAATGGATTGCACGCATTCTTTGCAGCAGCCCAATCAGGAGAGCGGCGTAACCGGCGGGCGCCCTGCTTTGATAGACACGATTGCCAGCGCAGCGATCGCCGTAGGGGCGGACGGGCTTTTTATAGAGACTCATTTCGACCCTGCAAATGCAAAATCTGATGGTGCCAATATGCTTCACCTAGATCTCCTGGAAGGCTTACTGGAAAAACTGGTACGTATTCGCAGGGCTCTGCAGGCGAGGGATTAA
- the lepA gene encoding translation elongation factor 4, whose product MKNIRNFCIIAHIDHGKSTLADRLLQITHTISERERQEQQLDDMDLERERGITIKSHAIQMKYQLDGEDYTLNLIDTPGHVDFSYEVSRSIAACEGALLIVDATQGIQAQTISNLYLALEHDLEIIPILNKMDLPGAMPEEVKDQIIDLIGCKAEDIIPASGKTGMGVPEILKAIIDRIPPPEGNPKAPLQAMIFDSIFNSFRGIIAYYKVANGEIRKGDRVKFVNTGREYIAEEVGVLRLQRQPKDVLAAGEVGYIISGIKDAREVKVGDTITQVLNPCSEAIKGFEVVKPMVFAGIYPVDTEDYEELRDAMDKLQLNDASLVFEPESSAALGFGFRCGFLGMLHMDIVQERLEREFDMTVITTVPNVSYKAYSTRGDLTVVNNPADLPDVNKLDFVEEPFIKASVITKSEYIGPIMTLCIAKRGIVVNQHYLTADRVELIFEMPLAEIVFDFYDKLKTISKGYASFDYHPIGYRQSSLVKLDIRLNGEPVDALSSLIHRDRAYDFGKKICEKLKELLPRQQFEIVIQASIGAKVIARETVRALRKDVTAKCYGGDISRKRKLLEKQKKGKKRMRQVGNVEIPQSAFMAVLKLD is encoded by the coding sequence ATGAAGAATATTCGCAATTTTTGTATCATCGCCCATATAGATCATGGGAAAAGTACGCTCGCCGACCGCCTGCTGCAGATCACCCATACCATCAGCGAAAGGGAAAGGCAGGAACAGCAGCTGGATGACATGGATCTGGAACGGGAACGCGGGATCACCATAAAGAGCCACGCTATCCAGATGAAATACCAGCTAGATGGAGAGGACTATACCCTTAACCTGATCGATACTCCCGGCCATGTGGACTTTTCCTACGAGGTATCCCGCTCTATTGCGGCCTGTGAAGGCGCGCTGCTTATCGTAGACGCAACCCAGGGCATACAGGCACAAACAATTTCCAACCTTTACCTGGCGCTGGAACATGACCTGGAGATCATTCCTATTCTGAATAAAATGGATCTGCCTGGCGCCATGCCGGAAGAAGTAAAAGACCAGATCATTGACCTTATAGGCTGTAAGGCGGAAGATATTATTCCTGCCAGCGGGAAAACGGGAATGGGCGTCCCCGAGATCCTGAAAGCCATTATTGATCGCATCCCCCCTCCCGAAGGCAATCCGAAAGCACCTCTGCAGGCGATGATCTTCGATTCCATTTTCAATTCCTTCCGCGGTATTATTGCGTATTACAAAGTTGCGAACGGGGAGATCAGAAAAGGCGACCGCGTGAAATTCGTAAATACGGGGCGGGAGTATATTGCCGAAGAAGTGGGTGTCCTTCGTTTGCAGCGACAGCCTAAAGACGTGCTGGCAGCCGGAGAAGTGGGCTATATAATTTCAGGGATAAAAGACGCGCGGGAAGTCAAGGTAGGTGATACGATTACACAGGTATTGAATCCCTGCTCGGAAGCCATTAAAGGGTTTGAAGTCGTTAAGCCAATGGTGTTTGCCGGTATCTACCCGGTGGATACCGAAGACTACGAAGAACTCAGGGACGCAATGGATAAGCTTCAGCTAAACGACGCTTCCCTGGTATTTGAACCGGAATCCTCTGCCGCGCTCGGCTTTGGTTTCCGCTGCGGTTTTCTGGGTATGCTGCATATGGACATAGTCCAGGAAAGGCTTGAACGTGAGTTCGACATGACCGTGATCACTACGGTTCCCAACGTTTCTTACAAGGCATATTCCACGCGGGGCGACCTAACGGTGGTAAACAATCCCGCGGACCTTCCCGATGTGAACAAACTCGACTTCGTGGAAGAGCCTTTTATTAAGGCCAGCGTAATCACCAAATCGGAGTACATTGGCCCCATCATGACACTTTGCATTGCCAAAAGGGGCATTGTGGTGAATCAGCATTACCTGACCGCCGATCGCGTCGAGCTGATCTTTGAAATGCCGCTGGCTGAAATCGTATTTGATTTCTATGATAAACTGAAAACAATTTCCAAGGGATATGCGTCCTTTGACTATCACCCTATTGGCTACCGGCAGTCGAGCCTGGTAAAGCTGGACATCCGGCTGAACGGGGAACCGGTAGACGCACTCTCGTCCCTGATCCATCGCGACAGGGCTTATGATTTTGGCAAGAAGATCTGCGAAAAGCTAAAGGAGCTGCTGCCCCGCCAGCAATTCGAAATTGTGATACAGGCTTCCATCGGCGCCAAAGTAATCGCAAGGGAAACAGTAAGAGCCCTGCGGAAAGATGTCACCGCAAAGTGTTACGGCGGCGATATTTCCCGTAAACGTAAATTGCTGGAGAAACAGAAAAAAGGCAAAAAGCGCATGCGGCAGGTAGGCAACGTAGAGATCCCTCAATCAGCCTTCATGGCCGTATTGAAACTGGATTAA
- a CDS encoding OmpA family protein, producing MKRLLLLFCVSFTFFHTLAQSTNSKKALQAYETAQQHIGGKEYTQALNELYKAIQEDPGFIEAYQVLGDIFRIQENHVNAVTNYRKVLEIKPDFSARTRYGLGVSLFHLEKYAEAKEQLKKFLQDGNPGSQELARVKKYIANCGFAETAIKSPVAFEPVNLGETVNSIHDEYLPAITVDGSTLVFTRKTQQGEDFYTSSRSDSTWSRAVFLSEVINTPVYNEGAEALSADGRTIYFTICAKPGGMGSCDIYYSRFNGSQWSAPLNLGHPVNSPAWESQPSLSPDGRTLYFASNRAGTLGGIDLWKSVLQEDGSWSKPVNLGPHINTPWEEQSPFIHPDNKTLYFTSEGWPGMGGKDIFFSRKKDGEWQKAENIGYPINTVKDESSLIISAGGKTAYFASNSLKGLGAYDLYTFEMPPEARPGFVSYVKGLIYDEATNAKLSARVQLINTANKEIVFESGSNELTGEFLASLPAGNNYAFNVSKPGYLFYSGSFFLEDLSASDPFRLDVPLKKIAKGEKIVLQNVFFETDSYKLKPESYAELDKIIEFMKQNPRVVIELSGHTDDVGTGEHNQQLSENRAKAAYAYLVRGILQPERFVYKGYGESQPLAENTTEEGRAKNRRTELKIVSE from the coding sequence ATGAAGCGCCTTCTTCTTCTATTTTGCGTAAGTTTTACTTTTTTTCATACCCTGGCTCAATCCACTAACAGCAAAAAAGCGCTGCAGGCCTATGAAACAGCGCAGCAGCATATCGGAGGCAAGGAGTATACGCAGGCGCTTAACGAGCTTTATAAAGCTATCCAGGAAGACCCGGGGTTCATAGAAGCTTACCAGGTTTTAGGAGATATTTTTCGTATACAGGAGAATCATGTCAATGCGGTTACCAATTACCGGAAAGTGCTTGAGATCAAGCCGGATTTTTCCGCCCGGACCAGGTACGGCCTGGGGGTTTCCCTTTTCCACCTGGAAAAGTACGCCGAAGCCAAAGAACAATTGAAAAAATTCCTTCAGGACGGCAATCCCGGCAGCCAGGAACTAGCCCGGGTAAAAAAATATATTGCTAACTGCGGTTTCGCTGAAACAGCCATAAAGTCGCCGGTGGCCTTTGAACCTGTCAACCTGGGCGAAACCGTCAATTCAATCCATGACGAATATCTTCCCGCCATTACCGTAGATGGCAGCACCCTGGTATTTACGCGAAAAACTCAGCAGGGAGAAGACTTTTATACCAGCTCCCGGTCAGACAGTACCTGGTCCCGGGCCGTTTTCCTGAGCGAGGTGATCAATACCCCGGTGTACAACGAAGGCGCTGAAGCCCTCTCAGCCGATGGCCGGACCATTTATTTCACCATATGCGCCAAACCCGGAGGAATGGGAAGCTGCGATATTTATTACTCCCGTTTCAACGGCAGTCAATGGTCGGCACCGCTCAATCTTGGCCATCCTGTAAATTCACCCGCCTGGGAGTCCCAGCCTTCCCTCTCCCCAGACGGGAGAACGCTGTATTTTGCCAGCAACCGTGCCGGCACGCTCGGCGGCATTGACCTCTGGAAAAGCGTCCTCCAGGAAGACGGTAGCTGGAGTAAACCGGTTAATCTTGGCCCTCATATAAATACTCCCTGGGAGGAACAATCGCCCTTTATTCATCCCGACAACAAAACCCTGTACTTTACTTCCGAAGGCTGGCCGGGCATGGGCGGAAAAGATATTTTCTTCAGCCGGAAAAAGGACGGCGAATGGCAAAAGGCCGAAAACATCGGCTATCCTATTAACACCGTAAAAGACGAAAGCAGCCTGATCATCAGCGCCGGCGGCAAAACTGCTTATTTTGCCTCCAACAGCCTTAAAGGGCTTGGAGCTTATGATCTTTACACCTTTGAAATGCCTCCGGAGGCGCGCCCGGGTTTCGTATCCTATGTAAAAGGCCTGATCTATGATGAAGCAACGAATGCGAAACTTTCGGCGCGCGTGCAGCTCATTAATACCGCGAATAAGGAGATTGTGTTTGAATCCGGCAGCAACGAACTCACTGGAGAATTCCTGGCGAGCCTCCCGGCCGGCAATAATTACGCTTTTAACGTCTCCAAGCCGGGTTACCTTTTTTACTCAGGGAGCTTTTTCCTCGAAGACCTGAGCGCTTCGGACCCTTTCCGGCTCGATGTACCGCTGAAAAAAATCGCCAAAGGCGAAAAGATCGTCCTTCAGAACGTTTTTTTTGAAACGGATTCTTATAAGCTGAAGCCAGAATCTTATGCCGAACTTGACAAGATCATCGAATTCATGAAGCAGAATCCCCGCGTAGTTATAGAGCTGTCAGGCCATACAGATGATGTGGGAACCGGTGAGCATAACCAGCAACTCTCCGAAAACAGGGCCAAAGCGGCCTATGCATACCTTGTCCGGGGCATTCTCCAGCCTGAACGTTTTGTCTACAAAGGTTACGGGGAAAGCCAGCCGCTGGCCGAAAACACGACTGAAGAAGGCCGGGCCAAAAACCGGCGGACGGAACTAAAGATCGTTTCTGAGTAA
- the recQ gene encoding DNA helicase RecQ has protein sequence MSEVKRSLFDNLNSFFGFDKFKGDQEAIITNILSGNDTFVIMPTGGGKSMCYQLPALMSDGTAIVISPLIALMKNQVDQVRAYGSDDSIAHFLNSSLNKGEILQVKKDVVEGKTKLLYVAPESLSKPENIDFLNKAGISFVAVDEAHCISEWGHDFRPEYRKIRSVISQLGENTPIIALTATATPKVQQDILKNLQMQDATIFKSSFNRNNLYYEVRPKKNPNKEIIKYIKGMQGKSGIIYCLSRKKVEEVAETLNVNGIRALPYHAGLDAKMRAATQDKFLMEEVEVIVATIAFGMGIDKPDVRFVIHYDMPKSMEGYYQETGRAGRDGGEGHCIAFYDEKDIDKLAKFMKDKPVSEREIGTQILKEVVNYAESAVCRRKQILHYFGESYNEAACNNMCDNCRHPGEKFEAEQELLTVLKLIKKLEENFDEDHLVKILVGVDTPQTIKYQHNKLPEFGKGREQGELTWKSVLRQAVLNNFLIRDVDNYGLLKLSKFGTSYIGAPYSIKFVMNKDMDIDQARDSSDHNGPGGALDEVLLGALKELRKKIARQRNLPPFVIFQDPSLEDMATHYPVSMEEMKHISGVGAGKAMRYGGPFIELIKNYVEENEIDRAQDLTVRSTANKSGNKIFIIQNIDRKIPLEDIADSKGLSYQEILHEIETIVSSGTRLNLDYYIDDIIEEDRQDEVYDYFRSAEADSIEAALNELGETDYSREELQLLRIKFLSEFGN, from the coding sequence ATGTCAGAGGTAAAAAGGTCGTTATTCGACAACCTGAATAGTTTTTTTGGATTTGATAAATTTAAAGGCGATCAGGAAGCAATCATCACCAATATATTATCCGGGAATGATACGTTCGTGATCATGCCCACGGGAGGTGGAAAGTCCATGTGTTACCAGCTTCCTGCTTTGATGAGCGACGGGACGGCTATCGTGATCTCCCCGCTGATCGCGCTGATGAAAAACCAGGTAGACCAGGTTAGAGCCTATGGAAGCGATGACAGCATTGCCCATTTTCTGAATTCCTCGCTTAATAAGGGCGAGATCCTCCAGGTGAAAAAAGATGTGGTGGAAGGGAAGACCAAGCTGCTGTATGTGGCTCCCGAGTCCCTGTCCAAGCCGGAAAATATTGATTTCCTGAACAAGGCGGGAATTTCTTTCGTCGCGGTGGACGAAGCGCACTGTATCTCGGAATGGGGGCATGACTTCCGCCCGGAATACCGGAAGATCAGAAGTGTGATCTCGCAACTGGGAGAAAATACGCCCATTATTGCGTTGACCGCTACGGCTACGCCAAAAGTACAGCAGGACATTCTGAAGAACCTGCAAATGCAGGACGCCACTATTTTTAAGTCTTCTTTCAATCGCAATAACCTTTATTACGAGGTCCGGCCAAAGAAAAACCCGAACAAAGAGATCATTAAATATATCAAGGGCATGCAGGGCAAGTCCGGCATTATATATTGCCTTAGCCGGAAAAAGGTGGAAGAGGTGGCCGAAACCCTGAATGTGAACGGGATCAGGGCCTTGCCATACCACGCTGGGCTGGACGCAAAGATGCGGGCCGCCACCCAGGATAAATTCCTTATGGAAGAAGTGGAGGTTATCGTCGCTACCATTGCCTTTGGGATGGGGATAGATAAGCCGGACGTTCGTTTCGTGATCCATTATGATATGCCCAAAAGTATGGAGGGCTATTACCAGGAAACAGGGCGTGCGGGACGCGATGGGGGAGAAGGCCATTGTATTGCCTTTTACGACGAGAAGGACATTGATAAACTGGCGAAATTCATGAAGGATAAGCCGGTTTCCGAACGGGAGATCGGCACCCAGATACTAAAAGAAGTAGTGAATTATGCCGAATCGGCGGTTTGCCGGCGCAAGCAGATCTTACACTATTTCGGCGAAAGCTATAACGAAGCGGCATGCAATAATATGTGTGACAACTGCCGTCATCCGGGTGAAAAATTCGAGGCCGAACAAGAATTACTGACCGTACTTAAGCTGATCAAGAAGCTGGAAGAAAATTTCGACGAAGACCATCTTGTAAAAATATTGGTGGGAGTAGATACGCCCCAGACCATAAAATACCAGCATAACAAGCTTCCGGAATTTGGAAAAGGCAGGGAACAAGGGGAATTGACCTGGAAATCCGTGCTGAGGCAGGCGGTGCTGAATAATTTCCTGATCCGCGATGTGGACAATTACGGGCTGCTTAAACTGTCAAAATTCGGTACGTCTTATATTGGTGCGCCTTATTCTATTAAATTCGTAATGAATAAGGACATGGATATTGACCAGGCCCGAGACAGCAGCGATCATAACGGACCGGGCGGCGCTTTGGATGAGGTATTGCTGGGGGCGTTAAAGGAACTCCGGAAAAAAATAGCCAGGCAGCGTAATCTTCCTCCCTTTGTTATTTTCCAGGACCCGTCACTGGAAGATATGGCCACACATTACCCGGTATCAATGGAGGAAATGAAACATATTTCCGGAGTTGGCGCGGGGAAGGCCATGCGCTACGGCGGACCTTTTATTGAGCTGATAAAGAATTATGTCGAAGAAAATGAAATAGACCGCGCCCAGGACCTGACGGTACGCTCAACAGCCAATAAATCAGGTAATAAGATATTTATCATTCAGAATATTGACCGCAAGATCCCGCTTGAAGATATCGCCGATTCCAAAGGGCTTAGCTACCAGGAGATCCTTCATGAAATAGAAACGATCGTTTCATCCGGGACAAGGCTGAACCTTGATTATTATATTGACGACATAATCGAGGAGGATCGGCAGGATGAGGTTTACGATTATTTCCGTTCTGCGGAAGCCGACTCTATCGAAGCCGCGCTGAACGAGTTGGGGGAAACAGACTATTCCCGCGAGGAACTTCAATTGCTCCGGATAAAGTTTCTTTCTGAATTTGGAAATTAG
- a CDS encoding bifunctional 5,10-methylenetetrahydrofolate dehydrogenase/5,10-methenyltetrahydrofolate cyclohydrolase: MGILDGKKAAEYYKEEIAREAAEFTRRTGKKPYLVTILVGNNGASETYVASKLRNSEKVGFNASLVRFEDTVTEEALLGKIDELNASEEVDGILVQLPLPAHIEEKKVIMRISPLKDVDGFHPESLGKMLIGLPTFLPATPYGIMELLDYYKVETEGKHCVVMGRSNIVGTPISLLLSRQGNPGNCTVTITHSRTKDLETITRQADILIVAVGRPEFVTADMVTEGAVVIDVGIHRIADKNRKSGYRLVGDVKFDEVAPKCGGISPVPGGVGLMTIVGLLKNTLEAAKRRTLPS; this comes from the coding sequence ATGGGAATCCTCGACGGAAAAAAGGCGGCTGAATATTACAAGGAAGAAATTGCCCGGGAAGCCGCGGAATTTACGCGGCGAACCGGGAAAAAGCCTTACCTGGTCACTATACTGGTAGGCAATAACGGAGCAAGCGAAACCTATGTGGCCAGCAAGCTTCGGAATAGCGAAAAAGTAGGATTCAACGCTTCCCTGGTTCGCTTCGAGGATACAGTAACGGAGGAAGCCCTCCTCGGGAAAATTGATGAGCTGAATGCCAGCGAAGAAGTGGATGGCATTCTGGTACAGCTTCCCCTGCCGGCGCATATTGAAGAAAAAAAAGTGATCATGCGCATCAGCCCCCTTAAGGACGTGGACGGTTTTCATCCCGAAAGCCTTGGCAAAATGCTGATTGGCCTGCCCACCTTCCTTCCGGCTACGCCTTACGGCATCATGGAACTACTGGACTATTATAAAGTGGAAACTGAAGGCAAGCATTGTGTGGTAATGGGACGGAGCAATATCGTGGGAACGCCAATCAGCCTGCTGCTTTCAAGGCAGGGAAATCCCGGGAACTGTACCGTGACAATCACACATAGCCGCACTAAAGACCTGGAAACGATCACCCGCCAGGCGGATATACTCATCGTAGCGGTCGGAAGGCCGGAATTCGTGACAGCGGATATGGTAACGGAAGGCGCCGTGGTCATAGACGTGGGAATCCACCGCATCGCAGATAAAAACCGTAAAAGCGGTTACCGGCTCGTGGGAGATGTTAAATTTGATGAAGTTGCCCCCAAATGCGGCGGCATATCTCCCGTTCCCGGGGGCGTGGGCCTGATGACCATCGTAGGATTGCTAAAAAACACCCTTGAAGCAGCAAAGCGAAGAACCCTTCCCTCCTGA
- a CDS encoding 7-carboxy-7-deazaguanine synthase QueE → MEEFYTIQGEGYNTGKAAYFIRLGGCDVGCHWCDVKESWDAALHPLTAADTIVANAARHPARAVVITGGEPLLYNLDYLCNELRKKGIKTFIETSGAYPLSGSWDWICLSPKKFKKPVPEILSLANELKVIVFNKSDFGWAEEHASHVSSLCKLYLQPEWSKAEETTPLIIDYVKENPRWQISLQTHKFMNIP, encoded by the coding sequence ATGGAAGAATTCTATACCATCCAGGGAGAAGGCTATAATACAGGGAAAGCGGCCTATTTCATCCGCCTCGGAGGCTGCGACGTAGGCTGCCACTGGTGTGACGTGAAAGAATCCTGGGATGCTGCCCTTCACCCCCTGACCGCGGCTGATACGATCGTTGCCAACGCCGCCCGGCACCCGGCCCGGGCCGTTGTGATAACCGGCGGCGAACCGCTGCTGTACAACCTTGATTATCTTTGTAATGAACTCCGGAAAAAAGGCATAAAGACCTTTATTGAAACTTCCGGCGCCTACCCGCTGAGCGGAAGCTGGGATTGGATCTGCCTTTCCCCTAAGAAATTCAAAAAACCCGTGCCGGAGATACTGAGCCTGGCCAACGAATTGAAAGTGATCGTATTCAATAAAAGCGATTTCGGATGGGCCGAAGAACATGCTTCACATGTTTCGTCACTCTGCAAGTTATACCTTCAGCCCGAATGGAGTAAAGCTGAAGAAACAACCCCGCTTATCATTGATTATGTGAAGGAAAATCCCCGCTGGCAAATTTCCCTCCAGACCCATAAATTCATGAACATTCCCTAG